In the Scylla paramamosain isolate STU-SP2022 unplaced genomic scaffold, ASM3559412v1 Contig1, whole genome shotgun sequence genome, aactaccacaacaacaattaaatacactaccaccaccaccaccacaagcgtCACCAACCACCCACAGCGGCCCGTACCATCGTAAGACTCCTTCATGAGGGGCACGAGGGAATGGTACCGCCCTCCAATGAAGATTTCGTTGGGGTTCAAGGCCACCAGGTCAGCCTTCCTCTGGTCCAGGTGTAACATACATTCTTCATGGCTCATTACCtgggaatgggagagagggagaggtttaTAATGGGGATGGAGTATTTAATtttgcacgagagagagagagagaaaaaaaaatgcattaatatccacaaaaataaataaatatacaaacaaatagATTTACAAGTGCTCCCCCTTACCTGAATGCAGTCCAGACTCGGTAATGGCTTGTTGGGGCGCGGCGGCACCTTATCCAGTGCCTCTCCCAACGCCTCGCATTTCATTTGTTCAGCTGGAGATATTGTACACCATCGAATTGGGGTGACTGActggcctggagagagagagagagagagagagagagagagagagagagagagagagagagagagattaacacaaacacatcttaaatatataaataagaaatacgacgtcacaaataagaaataaaacaaaaaacaaaaaacaaacacacacacacacacacacctgaaaaaaaaatatatatatggaaattttCAAAACTAAAGGCCAACTTTTAAAATgccacacgaacacacacacacacacactgataacaaacacacctgaagaacacacacacctgcgacaaaacaaacaaacaaacaaacaaacagaccatCAAAAACCCCAAAGCCAAAAATACTCAACAAAAACCAACTTAAAGTCGAAAATAGTCGAACTAGAACACAAAACGTAAACAAACATATATTTTCAAACATATCTTCATAATTCCTCTATTTAAATGCATTCTGAGCCGTGTATACATTCTTTCAAGCTTCTTCTTTCTACTCACCGCGGGAAAACTGCaccaggaggaagggaaacaggaaaaaacgcCACATTTTGAAGCCAAGGTGGTCCTGACGACGCTGCCTTGGCCACACCTGCTAGAAATTTTATTCCCAGGACGAACGAGAGACCGCGGGCTTAAATATTCTACGATCTTCTTTGTTATAGTTATTTTAGTGCTTATTTCTGGTCTCTTTTCgtattttctctctgttttttttttgtttttttttcttgctgttcGAATTCAAGTTATATACCAAGAATAGATTTAATGGTTTATTTAAATTCGCGAGTAAATGCGTTTGCTATATTTATTATCACATATTGGTCCGCCTGATCTTTTAAAATTTATCTATTAGTTTGAATTCATTTTAACTAACATGGCTTCTTATCTTAATGTAGGGATTTCAATGCATTATTATTCATCCAGTTCTGTTCACCATACTGGGAGAAATATTTACGATTTGAGTCACTGGCTGTTGCAGGGGTAACTTGACTAAATGTTCCTATatacataataaacaaataagtaaacgagacacaaaaagaaacacaaatgaaaaaaaatacaagaaataatgaaaatcacgCAGGGGGATAAATtataaagaatgaaaggtaTAGAGGTTACGTGGCTAAgttaaattaacaaataaaaaaggaatacgATGAAATGCTTAAACTTCAAACGCCATATTAACAAAATACGTACAatagaaaaatacttaaataataataataataataaaataacttcttaataaataaataaataaataaatatatatatatatatatatatatatatatatatatatatatatatatatatatatatatatatatatatatatatatatatatatatatatatatatatatatatatatatatatatatatatatatatatatatatatatatatattgtttttttctctatttacaactacagttttttttttttacttgccaGAAGGATTcatcatgaatatatatatatatatatatatatatatatatatatatatatatatatatatatatatatatatatatatatatatatatatatatatatatatatatatatatatatatatatatatatatatatatatattcatgatgAATCCTTCtggcaagtaaaaaaaaaaaactgtagttgtaaatagagaaaaaaacaacaacaaacaaacatataataATTAACTCCTTTGTTTTCAAATCACCTACCGTACCTACTTTAGAAGATTAAGAACTATTAGTAAATTCTTTATAAAACAATTCATATTTTAGCATGTTAAAAAGTCCTGAAATTAACTTAGTTgtcaattaattaatttgtcAATATCacaattttgtaatttttcgaATATGTAatgtatataattttcaatGGGAGACTAATGAAAATGGTGTATTAATCAATTTCTGAACTGTGGGATGAGGGAAAAATAGTTATTGGTCAAGGGGAATGATAGGTGACAATGATTAATAAACTAATTTCTTAATACACCGTGTTTGAAATTCCTGATGTTAGAAAAGTCTATGGAATCTATTAAtcttttttatctgtctatctgtcttttattcattcaactctctctctctctctctctctctctctctctctctctctctctctctctctctgtgtgtgtgtctcgtatcgatatctatctatctatctaaacaTACGTCTTATTTCAATTCGATTTCTCCCTTTACAAAGGTAATGGAAAATAATTTTAGTCATATACGAAAATATACGAAGTTTTAATATGCTGTAACCTTTTCTTAGGATAACAtggcaaaaacaaataagaaagaacCACTCCTCCAAAAATCACCGTTACCGCGGGAACCGAAATTCAAACACCTTTCGCGCCAGTCTCTCGAAAATCTTCAGAAGGGGAGGACACATCTCTGCGGCATAAGACCTCAACCCTGGCGGTGTCAATGGCTAGCAGTATGGCGCGGCAGATTGGCGGCTACAGCAGCGACTCCTCCGTCATGGTAGTGTCATAATTAGACGTAGTTTTTTGTAAGAATAGTTCAGAGAGTATAAGAAAAAACAGGCTGACTTATTTATTGgttaggttattattttttattatgttaatctagcttgtatatattttttttatttctatttttttttgtattaattgaataaatataataaatccCAGACTCCACTCGTTAAATCCAACatggcgaggtggtggtggtggtggtaatctcCGCTATTTGTGCTATTTCACCTATTACATCTCTGTCACGTGATtcttactaatattattattcgtATTCATGTACTGTCTTACTATTATTGGCATAGAATACTGAAATATAACGTTAGTTAGGCTGTGAGGAGAGATTAGCGGTGAGGGGACAGACCAAGATGGCGGCGAAGTggtggggtggtgatggtggtggtaatatccGCTATTTGTAAATTTTCACATCTTTTATTCCCATCGCGTGAGTTTAACTGCTCGAATTACTTGCATCAATGTACTAGCTTACTGTTAGTCACATGGAATCTTGGAATATAAGGCTAGTTAGGCTATGAGGAGAGATTAGCGGTGAGGGGCCAGACCAAGATGGcggagaggtggtgatggtggtggtaatctcCGTTATTTGTACATTTTCGCATCTTTTAATCCCATCGCGTGAGTTTGACTGCTCGAATTATTTGCTTTAATGTACTAGCTTACTGTTAGTCACATGGAATCCTGGAATATAAGGCTAGTTAAGCGGTGAGGAGAGATTAGCGGTGAGGGGCCAGACAAGACgataaggtggtgatggtggtggtaatctcCGCTATTTTGATAATTTTAAATCATCTACGGTACAATTTTACATTAATAACGTGGATTTACTGGAATACTGGAAAATTTGAGGTATTAGAAGAGATTAGCTGTAAGGAAAACTACGTTATGAATGGAGATCTTCACTATTTTACGATTTCACTGCTTATACGTGCACCGCTTGAGTTTCTCCGCTAGAAATGATAGTGAAGAGGTTCTAGCTTGGTAGTGAGGCCATGAATTACTGATTGTGAATGTTATTGATGGTGTGAGGAGATTTTAGCGGTGAGCAAGACTACGCTATGAATGGAGATCTTCGCTATTTTACGATTTCACCGCTTGTACGTGCATCGCTTGAGTTTCTCCgctagtaatgatagtgatgaggtGCTAGCTTAATAGTGAGGCCATTAATTGCTGATTGTGAAGGTTACAGATGGTGCAAGGAGACTGGAGCATGTAGCGGTGAGCGGGGCGGGGCATCAGCTGGTAGAAGTTACACGCAcggagtttttaagggtgtttatagttcagtgacaaagagatctctacattattaagaggagaaacacttgtgGATGCGGATatggaagtgtttcaaaattgTATgatccttctgtgtgtgtgtgtgtgtgtgtgtgtgtgtgtgtcagagcaTTTGTTATGTATCAGCTGTGCTTTACTTGCAGAGCCACGACCGGGAAAGGCGCTACATGAAGAGACTGGAGAGACCAAGTGAGTGAGGTTGTGGAGAgggcggaggaaggaaggaagggagtggagaggcCCAGACACGGATAGTAGCCATTATGATTCTTAGTATTTCAGTATCTTGTATTAAGAGATGGTCTGGTTTAgctttatttgcttatttattggtttattctctctctctctctctctctctctctctctctctctctctctctctctctctctcgtacatatATTTAACTATTTGTGCGTCAGACAGCTAAATATTAATTAGAAATGGatctgtttcttatttttttcctttgttgtgtCTCCTGTGGTGGAGAgtgaggtgggagagggagtgaggtaaGACAGTGAGGTGCGGCAGCATTACATCACTCACTGGTCATTTCAGGATGGTGGATCGGCTGCAGCTCCCTCAGCCTCACCTCCAACGACAGCATGGAGTCAGTACGCCATCACTGCTGTGGCCACAAGAATCTCCACAGTATGCCTGTCATGCGGCGGAGGTTTGATGGTGAGTGGAGACAGAACCCATGGATGGTGTTATGATATCTACCATGAAGCTCAGAAAGTGACAGATGGTAATGTAGGAGCACTTAAATCCTCTTGATGAGAGAATGTCTTGGAGGTTTGATGTTGAGTGACAAGATAGAAGCCTGAGGTAGTTATTATATTTACCATGAGGCCTTAAAATGACTTGCTAATATAGGGACACTTAAATCTTGACAGAGGAAAGAATGACGTCTCTGCGACACGCCACGCAGCAGCTGTGGGTGACTGAGGTCATCTCGGGAACAGGTTTCTATGCCCTGACCGAGGAGACCAAGGAAAGTGCCGAGGAGCTGAGGGGCATCCTGGCGTCTGAAATTGAAGTGTCACACATGGCTGTGAAGACAGTGGTGCCCAGAATggtaggtggtgtgtgtgtgtgtgtgtgtctgtgtgttactATGGATTATAACAAATGGCAGAGAATCTAATCAAGTGAGGAATTGTTCACAGGCAGACAGAACTTGCAAATTAGTGGTCCATTAATCATCTATCtatacccgtgtgtgtgtgtggctatttAAATTCATGCTGGGGCAGTTTAATGAAGGTAGAAACCATCACTAGCACCCTGAGAGTCAACCATCCCCATAGGTGTGTGCTGCAAGGATCAACAACACCTGGGAGCGAGTGATGGTGAGGAGTCAGTGCAGCGACGCCACCTGCAGCAAGAGGAcagacgaggacaaggaggagcaCTGGCACGTGAGCATGATGGAGACTGGCAGCATGAAGTGTGTGCCCTTATCACAGCTGGTCCTCATTACCAGGGAAGTTGCCTCGCTGGAACCCAAAGCCAGGGTGTACTTCCTTCGCCGTGTCCACCTCAAGGATGACGAGACCATTGCCGCAGAGGTGAGtcaaagggggagaggagaatgtTTACCCTCTCACTGCTGTAGCTTCTTGAAATGGTCTTAATGGGATAGGATGCTAATCTGTTTATCTCCATACCAGTCTGGCATTCCCACAATGGGTGGCCCAGACTAAGCACCACATACTTATACACACCTCAGTCACACTCTTACCCCATCTGATTTGCTAGTTAATGATTTTTGCCCCGGGTCAGTTCTGTTGTGCATTATCTTCAGTTCCTCTTCAGATGTTGAGTTTAGTAAGTGGAAAAACTAATAATTTCAGGCAAAGGAATGGCTGAAGAGTAAGATTCTGAACAAGCAGATGCTGAAAGCTCACGTGTTCTTCCGCTTTCATGGGAGAAGCAAGAACCAGGCAGAGGTAAAGCTTCCATTTATGTCATGGTGCTCAGCTTGATGTAGAATAATGTTAAGAGTCAAACATTATCTTTTCCAGCAACTCTTGTCATTGAATGAGGTCAGGAGTTGCGTTGGCTTTATCTGGTTCACTAGTCTGCCGCAGATTGAGTTCCGTGATGGGACTGAAGATACTCAAATTTTATAGGTACCTGTGAATGTTCATTATATTTGTATCTTTCAGGTTTACATAAATAACACAAATGTAAATGATGCCTTGGTGGAAGCTGGTTATGCTGTATACAACTACAGGACAGAACAAGTgagtctcttccctttccttcaatcCATACAAGCAAGATCTTAGTGACTTGCCTGTTGATTAAACTCTGTACCTTGAGGATGGCAAGGGACGGTCTGTGCAGGGAATGTGGGCACAGGAGGGGTTGTGAAGGATGTATTTTGAGATTTACTGAAGGAAATGTTGTGGAAAGACAGATCATGCTTGCCATTTAGGAAAACAACTAGATGAGAGGGATATTTGAAGCTCATGAATCTTTTGATAACTTTCCCAGACTTGTTTTGTAAGTGCATTTACACTTAAAGGTATGTGGCATAAAATTACATGGTACTTATGATAGTGAAGGTAACAATTTTATATTTGCAGAGGGAGAAGGTACCAGAAGCACTTCCTGCCATTTCCTACTCTCTCCAAGACTTAATAAGGTGTGTGgagatatattttttgtatttaatatCTTGcttaaaactgaaataaaaggacatttcAATTGATACAAATGACTGAGTATATAAACGCATCTATCCATCAacctatctatataccagactGGTAGTCCCACACAGGACGACCCAAACAAAGCACCCCACACTtgtacacacaccattcacatgCTTAGCCCCATAAATGCACAATATTCATCTACCTCTCACCCTTTTCAGCTCCAGAGAAAGCCTCGCGTCTCGGGCAACATCCCAAGCCTTGCGGAATGACACAGGACCCTCCACCTTGCCAGACTTGATGGAGCTCATTGATCACCTCATGAAGAAACGCAAGGAGAGGAACTACCTCATTTACAGTGGCTCTGCGCTGAACCTGGCCATCAAGATCCAGACCAAGGATCCAGTCAGACATCAAAGGCTGTGTGAACAAGGCCATGCTTCCCTCAGTAAGATGCAGGTAGGAACACTCATTGTATATTGCTTGGAGTGAATGTATTGAGGTTGTATGAGAGAATGGTACTCTTGTATAGGGCTGAACTGGA is a window encoding:
- the LOC135095783 gene encoding uncharacterized protein LOC135095783; translation: MASSMARQIGGYSSDSSVMSHDRERRYMKRLERPRWWIGCSSLSLTSNDSMESVRHHCCGHKNLHSMPVMRRRFDEERMTSLRHATQQLWVTEVISGTGFYALTEETKESAEELRGILASEIEVSHMAVKTVVPRMVCAARINNTWERVMVRSQCSDATCSKRTDEDKEEHWHVSMMETGSMKCVPLSQLVLITREVASLEPKARVYFLRRVHLKDDETIAAEAKEWLKSKILNKQMLKAHVFFRFHGRSKNQAEVYINNTNVNDALVEAGYAVYNYRTEQREKVPEALPAISYSLQDLISSRESLASRATSQALRNDTGPSTLPDLMELIDHLMKKRKERNYLIYSGSALNLAIKIQTKDPVRHQRLCEQGHASLSKMQILLRRLRQESPGFHEVRDLNDALYEHLVEMFEKWKSSYKRAQKKSNDAIEVISDIFLSFANKKSRMMRYKHKCRKLESALNNEVLLQNEGQDLSHMLVPVVATKLMSSIEKLESLGNGYPTTLERAQTLHQFIPTSKYITPLTLETLAKDILKGLYHFHERGIAYKHLHPQNVLIRNGHAVLRPINEQQECKIGQDWPFEGVEVTNEDLGMPGDVFNFGLLLLWMACKGVDSYHRATMKYYCNVALIKMTMDEDPNQRPLVESMVCTNSPIFRPNIKWRPMLLKDYLREVFNEKCNTEEASEGANELLSEAETGESTSESGSMFQRTEDESGTETTESEPPKYEVPTYEPPTRVNEGEEGKHPSAPNTDDTEQA